A single Ptiloglossa arizonensis isolate GNS036 chromosome 2, iyPtiAriz1_principal, whole genome shotgun sequence DNA region contains:
- the Fatp1 gene encoding fatty acid transport protein 1 isoform X1 encodes MSATISKMSSGNVGNGINAICDKDRDVEKGDIHSEAVGLSSSICSRPTSSSRTSTSAESRVELEDKLRTKPNVASVEVEVEIASNNEPMIGAGTEATPTTAKTRTRTGTGTETSEPSRWKAVGRLLRRLALIMILLASLVACLALIAMYAGPISLVQLLVVVLVAYLVSGGRFRWFYVVYKTLPRDVIAITGYLRILWTIRCHEKKDRSVADVFRQHVNRHPNKVCFVYEDEEWTFQQVEDYSNKIATLFKTHGYRKGDVVAVLLENRVEFIGIWLGLSKLGIITPLINTNLRKTALLHSINVSKCQALIYGTDFIDAVSDITGSLDPKFTLYRLGSLPNSKTPKLKDKDLNAILTDISPAPPVLQEKGCHNDKLLYIFTSGTTGLPKAAVITNSRYMFIATGIFMMAQFKSTDRFYTPLPLYHTAAGAMTVGATLLHGATTVIRKKFSASAYFTDCIKYNCTVGQYIGEMCRYILAVPPKPEDKKHNIRLMFGNGLRPQIWPEFVERFNVPQVAEFYGATEGNANIVNTDNTVGAIGFMSRIIPSVYPISILKANVDGEPIRNAKGLCQVCEPNEPGVFVGKILPNNPSRAFLGYVDEKATEKKVVRDVFTKGDSAFISGDILIADEFGYLYFKDRTGDTFRWKGENVSTSEVEAIISNVVNYRDCIVYGVEVPGIEGKAGMAAIYDENATLDINKLSVDLKEHLAFYAVPRFIRVLTKIDLTGTFKLKKKDLLEEGYDPKRIQDKLYYLSEKSGYQLITTEVYEQIQHRNIRF; translated from the exons GACGTAGAAAAGGGTGATATCCATTCCGAAGCTGTAGGCCTCtcatcgtcgatctgttcgcggcCGACGTCTTCGTCGCGGACGTCGACGTCGGCCGAGAGCAGGGTCGAGCTCGAGGATAAACTAAGAACCAAGCCGAATGTGGCGAGCGTGGAGGTAGAAGTGGAAATCGCCTCGAACAATGAACCGATGATAG GAGCGGGGACGGAGGCGACACCGACAACGGCGAAGACGAGGACGCGAACGGGAACAGGAACGGAAACGAGCGAACCTAGCCGGTGGAAGGCAGTCGGCCGTTTGCTTCGCCGCTTGGCGCTCATCATGATACTGCTAGCGAGCTTGGTCGCCTGTTTGGCTCTGATCGCCATGTACGCGGGCCCCATTTCCCTCGTGCAGCTGCTTGTGGTTGTTCTCGTCGCGTATTTAGTCTCCGGAGGACGTTTCAGATGGTTTTACGTAGTCTACAAAACATTGCCCAGAGACGTCAT AGCTATCACAGGGTATTTGAGAATTCTTTGGACTATTCGCTGCCACGAAAAGAAGGATCGGAGCGTCGCTGATGTATTTCGACAACACGTTAACCGACATCCAAATAAAGTTTGTTTTGTTTATGAAGATGAAGAGTGGACGTTTCAACAG GTGGAGGATTACAGTAATAAAATCGCTACATTGTTCAAAACACATGGATATCGTAAGGGAGACGTTGTCGCCGTGCTTTTGGAAAATCGAGTGGAATTCATTGGAATTTGGCTAGGTCTAAGTAAGCTAGGAATAATAACGCCCCTCATTAACACCAATCTTCGCAAAACTGCACTCCTGCACAGTATCAATGTATCTAAATGTCAGGCCCTCATTTACGGAACTGATTTCATCGATG CTGTCTCGGATATCACGGGCTCGCTGGATCCGAAATTTACACTATACAGACTTGGTAGTTTACCAAACTCCAAAACACCGAAACTTAAGGATAAAGATTTAAACGCCATTTTGACTGATATTTCTCCCGCCCCGCCAGTTCTTCAAGAAAAGGGCTGTCACAAcgataaattattgtatattttcacCAGTGGCACAACTGGTCTTCCTAAAGCAGCAGTTATAACTAATTCTAG GTATATGTTTATAGCGACTGGCATTTTTATGATGGCACAATTCAAAAGTACAGATAGATTTTATACACCATTGCCATTGTATCATACTGCGGCCGGTGCAATGACTGTAGGTGCAACTCTTCTTCATGGAGCAACTACAGTAATTAGGAAGAAATTTTCAGCAAGCGCCTACTTTACCGATTGCATCAAATATAACTGTACA gtTGGTCAATATATTGGAGAAATGTGTAGATACATTTTAGCTGTACCTCCAAAACCAGAAGACAAGAAACATAACATTAGACTGATGTTTGGAAATGGATTAAGGCCACAGATATGGCCAGAGTTTGTAGAACGATTTAATGTTCCACAAGTTGCTGAATTTTATGGAGCAACAGAAGGAAATGCCAATATTG tAAATACTGACAATACTGTTGGAGCCATTGGTTTTATGTCTAGAATTATTCCATCAGTTTAtcctatttcaattttaaaagcaAATGTTGATGGAGAACCTATTAGAAATGCAAAAGGTTTATGTCAAGTGTGTGAACCAA atgaaccAGGTGTCTTTGTTGGAAAAATTTTACCCAACAACCCATCTAGAGCATTTTTAGGATATGTAGATGAAAAAGCAACTGAAAAGAAAGTAGTTCGCGATGTATTTACAAAAGGCGACTCAGCATTTATATCCG GTGACATTTTAATAGCAGATGAGTttggttatttatattttaaagataGAACAGGCGATACTTTTAGATGGAAGGGAGAAAATGTTTCTACATCTGAAGTCGAAGCTATTATTAGTAATGTTGTTAATTATAGAGACTGCATTGTATATGGAGTTGAG gttcCAGGTATCGAAGGTAAAGCTGGAATGGCAGCAATATACGACGAAAATGCTACATTAGATATCAACAAATTGTCAGTTGATTTGAAGGAACACTTAGCATTTTATGCGGTACCTAGATTTATTAGagttttaacgaaaattgatcTCACAG GTACATTCAAATTAAAGAAGAAGGATCTTTTAGAAGAGGGATATGATCCTAAGAGGATACAAGACAAGTTATATTATTTGAGCGAAAAATCGGGGTATCAGTTGATAACCACCGAAGTCTATGAACAAATTCAACACAGGAACATTCGGTTTTAA
- the Fatp1 gene encoding fatty acid transport protein 1 isoform X2, giving the protein MIGAGTEATPTTAKTRTRTGTGTETSEPSRWKAVGRLLRRLALIMILLASLVACLALIAMYAGPISLVQLLVVVLVAYLVSGGRFRWFYVVYKTLPRDVIAITGYLRILWTIRCHEKKDRSVADVFRQHVNRHPNKVCFVYEDEEWTFQQVEDYSNKIATLFKTHGYRKGDVVAVLLENRVEFIGIWLGLSKLGIITPLINTNLRKTALLHSINVSKCQALIYGTDFIDAVSDITGSLDPKFTLYRLGSLPNSKTPKLKDKDLNAILTDISPAPPVLQEKGCHNDKLLYIFTSGTTGLPKAAVITNSRYMFIATGIFMMAQFKSTDRFYTPLPLYHTAAGAMTVGATLLHGATTVIRKKFSASAYFTDCIKYNCTVGQYIGEMCRYILAVPPKPEDKKHNIRLMFGNGLRPQIWPEFVERFNVPQVAEFYGATEGNANIVNTDNTVGAIGFMSRIIPSVYPISILKANVDGEPIRNAKGLCQVCEPNEPGVFVGKILPNNPSRAFLGYVDEKATEKKVVRDVFTKGDSAFISGDILIADEFGYLYFKDRTGDTFRWKGENVSTSEVEAIISNVVNYRDCIVYGVEVPGIEGKAGMAAIYDENATLDINKLSVDLKEHLAFYAVPRFIRVLTKIDLTGTFKLKKKDLLEEGYDPKRIQDKLYYLSEKSGYQLITTEVYEQIQHRNIRF; this is encoded by the exons ATGATAG GAGCGGGGACGGAGGCGACACCGACAACGGCGAAGACGAGGACGCGAACGGGAACAGGAACGGAAACGAGCGAACCTAGCCGGTGGAAGGCAGTCGGCCGTTTGCTTCGCCGCTTGGCGCTCATCATGATACTGCTAGCGAGCTTGGTCGCCTGTTTGGCTCTGATCGCCATGTACGCGGGCCCCATTTCCCTCGTGCAGCTGCTTGTGGTTGTTCTCGTCGCGTATTTAGTCTCCGGAGGACGTTTCAGATGGTTTTACGTAGTCTACAAAACATTGCCCAGAGACGTCAT AGCTATCACAGGGTATTTGAGAATTCTTTGGACTATTCGCTGCCACGAAAAGAAGGATCGGAGCGTCGCTGATGTATTTCGACAACACGTTAACCGACATCCAAATAAAGTTTGTTTTGTTTATGAAGATGAAGAGTGGACGTTTCAACAG GTGGAGGATTACAGTAATAAAATCGCTACATTGTTCAAAACACATGGATATCGTAAGGGAGACGTTGTCGCCGTGCTTTTGGAAAATCGAGTGGAATTCATTGGAATTTGGCTAGGTCTAAGTAAGCTAGGAATAATAACGCCCCTCATTAACACCAATCTTCGCAAAACTGCACTCCTGCACAGTATCAATGTATCTAAATGTCAGGCCCTCATTTACGGAACTGATTTCATCGATG CTGTCTCGGATATCACGGGCTCGCTGGATCCGAAATTTACACTATACAGACTTGGTAGTTTACCAAACTCCAAAACACCGAAACTTAAGGATAAAGATTTAAACGCCATTTTGACTGATATTTCTCCCGCCCCGCCAGTTCTTCAAGAAAAGGGCTGTCACAAcgataaattattgtatattttcacCAGTGGCACAACTGGTCTTCCTAAAGCAGCAGTTATAACTAATTCTAG GTATATGTTTATAGCGACTGGCATTTTTATGATGGCACAATTCAAAAGTACAGATAGATTTTATACACCATTGCCATTGTATCATACTGCGGCCGGTGCAATGACTGTAGGTGCAACTCTTCTTCATGGAGCAACTACAGTAATTAGGAAGAAATTTTCAGCAAGCGCCTACTTTACCGATTGCATCAAATATAACTGTACA gtTGGTCAATATATTGGAGAAATGTGTAGATACATTTTAGCTGTACCTCCAAAACCAGAAGACAAGAAACATAACATTAGACTGATGTTTGGAAATGGATTAAGGCCACAGATATGGCCAGAGTTTGTAGAACGATTTAATGTTCCACAAGTTGCTGAATTTTATGGAGCAACAGAAGGAAATGCCAATATTG tAAATACTGACAATACTGTTGGAGCCATTGGTTTTATGTCTAGAATTATTCCATCAGTTTAtcctatttcaattttaaaagcaAATGTTGATGGAGAACCTATTAGAAATGCAAAAGGTTTATGTCAAGTGTGTGAACCAA atgaaccAGGTGTCTTTGTTGGAAAAATTTTACCCAACAACCCATCTAGAGCATTTTTAGGATATGTAGATGAAAAAGCAACTGAAAAGAAAGTAGTTCGCGATGTATTTACAAAAGGCGACTCAGCATTTATATCCG GTGACATTTTAATAGCAGATGAGTttggttatttatattttaaagataGAACAGGCGATACTTTTAGATGGAAGGGAGAAAATGTTTCTACATCTGAAGTCGAAGCTATTATTAGTAATGTTGTTAATTATAGAGACTGCATTGTATATGGAGTTGAG gttcCAGGTATCGAAGGTAAAGCTGGAATGGCAGCAATATACGACGAAAATGCTACATTAGATATCAACAAATTGTCAGTTGATTTGAAGGAACACTTAGCATTTTATGCGGTACCTAGATTTATTAGagttttaacgaaaattgatcTCACAG GTACATTCAAATTAAAGAAGAAGGATCTTTTAGAAGAGGGATATGATCCTAAGAGGATACAAGACAAGTTATATTATTTGAGCGAAAAATCGGGGTATCAGTTGATAACCACCGAAGTCTATGAACAAATTCAACACAGGAACATTCGGTTTTAA